Proteins from one Catenulispora sp. EB89 genomic window:
- a CDS encoding urea amidolyase associated protein UAAP1, with the protein MTTRQTDTITAARSDARSQAASATASATQSMPYIPAATSPYVPSDVSPDALTWAETVPPAAYTHRTVARGTRIRLEDPTGDACANVFLLRADAPYERLNIADTLKIPWQAYLGAGHPLLSGDGRVLATLAADTSQHHDAFCGTSSDAWNTAKFGDARPEGPTPSGQSLLTLAAAKHGLTPRDLGPSLSFFQGVRVAEDGALTWQGSAGPGTSVDLVAELPLIVLIANVPHPLDPRPDYRVGPLRIHAWRSAPTGPGDASFAASPERTRAYLNTLDDWESRS; encoded by the coding sequence ATGACCACCCGCCAGACGGACACCATCACCGCCGCCCGAAGCGACGCGCGGTCGCAGGCCGCATCGGCGACCGCGTCCGCCACGCAATCCATGCCCTACATCCCCGCGGCGACGTCTCCGTACGTTCCGTCCGACGTATCTCCGGACGCCCTCACCTGGGCCGAGACCGTCCCGCCGGCCGCCTACACGCACCGCACCGTCGCCCGCGGCACGCGGATCCGCCTGGAGGACCCCACCGGCGACGCCTGCGCCAACGTCTTCCTCCTGCGGGCCGACGCACCGTACGAACGCCTCAACATCGCCGACACCCTCAAGATCCCCTGGCAGGCCTACCTCGGCGCCGGCCACCCCCTGCTCTCCGGCGACGGCAGGGTCCTGGCCACCCTCGCCGCCGACACCTCGCAGCACCACGACGCCTTCTGTGGCACCAGCTCCGACGCCTGGAACACCGCCAAGTTCGGCGACGCCCGTCCCGAGGGGCCGACGCCCTCCGGGCAGTCGCTCCTCACCCTCGCCGCCGCGAAGCACGGCCTGACGCCGCGCGACCTGGGCCCGTCCCTGTCCTTCTTCCAAGGCGTCCGCGTCGCCGAGGACGGCGCCTTGACCTGGCAGGGTTCTGCCGGTCCCGGAACCTCGGTCGACCTGGTCGCCGAGCTCCCGCTCATCGTCCTGATCGCCAACGTCCCGCATCCCCTGGACCCGCGACCCGACTACCGCGTCGGCCCCCTGCGTATCCACGCCTGGCGGAGCGCCCCGACCGGGCCCGGCGACGCGTCCTTCGCCGCCAGCCCCGAGCGCACCCGCGCGTACCTGAACACCCTCGACGACTGGGAGTCCCGCTCGTGA
- a CDS encoding amino acid permease yields the protein MSQHPNAAPPAQPLSPSGREAATGLAEAHSLAALGYRQELRRGVGSFSSFAAGFSFVSILTTVFQLFGLGFGFGGAAFFWTWPLVFAGQMLVALNFAELAARWPVSGAIYQWSTRLAGKVFGWFTGWTMIVGQILTVAVAAVALQAVLPSIWDGFQIVGGSHANATPTSSTGAENAVLLGCVLLVVTTVVTIVSVRVMALVTSAGVVVELIGVSALIALLFFLPKRSATVVLHTTGAASGGSYLFAWLASALMAAYVLVGFDAAGELSEETRAPRRTTPKTIVRAVAVSGLGGGLLILAGLIAAPSLTDGNLASGGLAWVVSQRFGSVLGRLLLCTVAVAVFACTLACQTAGSRMVFSMARENALPFSRTLAKVSPRTGTPITASLVVGVGAVAALVVNIGQTALFTALSSLCIAMLYLAYLGVTGPLLWRRVTGWTARFDGEHDEDGRPAFSLGRFGIAVGAIAVLYQAAMVVNLLWPRTAVYDTTGHTWWLRWSGVLFIAGATAVGGLYYAATHRRHRAPSVIAVGAVSAAGAGGAAGAVAEAAS from the coding sequence ATGAGTCAGCACCCGAACGCTGCGCCACCCGCTCAACCCCTGTCCCCGTCCGGCCGCGAGGCCGCGACGGGCCTCGCCGAGGCCCACAGTCTGGCCGCCCTCGGGTACCGCCAGGAGCTGCGCCGCGGAGTCGGCTCCTTCTCCTCCTTCGCGGCGGGCTTCTCCTTCGTCAGCATCCTGACCACGGTCTTCCAGCTGTTCGGCCTGGGCTTCGGATTCGGCGGCGCGGCGTTCTTCTGGACCTGGCCGCTGGTGTTCGCCGGCCAGATGCTGGTGGCGCTGAACTTCGCGGAGCTGGCCGCGCGGTGGCCGGTCTCCGGGGCGATCTACCAGTGGTCCACGCGGCTGGCCGGGAAGGTGTTCGGCTGGTTCACCGGCTGGACGATGATCGTGGGACAGATCCTCACGGTCGCGGTGGCCGCCGTCGCCCTGCAGGCGGTGCTGCCGAGCATCTGGGACGGCTTCCAGATCGTCGGCGGCTCGCACGCCAACGCCACGCCGACCTCCTCGACCGGCGCGGAGAACGCGGTGCTGCTCGGCTGCGTGCTGCTGGTCGTCACCACGGTCGTGACCATCGTGTCGGTGCGGGTCATGGCCCTGGTCACGAGCGCCGGCGTGGTCGTCGAGCTGATCGGTGTCAGTGCGCTGATAGCCCTGCTGTTCTTCCTGCCCAAGCGGTCCGCGACCGTCGTGCTGCACACGACCGGCGCGGCCTCGGGCGGCTCGTACCTGTTCGCGTGGCTGGCCTCGGCCTTGATGGCCGCGTACGTCCTGGTCGGCTTCGACGCCGCCGGCGAGCTCAGCGAGGAGACCCGCGCGCCGCGCCGGACGACGCCGAAGACGATCGTGCGCGCCGTCGCCGTGTCAGGGCTCGGCGGCGGCCTGCTGATCCTGGCCGGGCTGATCGCGGCGCCCAGCCTGACCGACGGGAACCTGGCCTCCGGCGGCCTGGCCTGGGTGGTCTCGCAGCGGTTCGGGTCGGTGTTGGGACGGCTGCTGTTGTGCACGGTCGCGGTGGCGGTGTTCGCGTGCACGCTGGCCTGCCAGACGGCCGGGTCGCGGATGGTGTTCTCGATGGCGCGCGAGAACGCCTTGCCGTTCTCCCGGACCCTGGCGAAGGTGTCGCCGCGCACCGGGACGCCGATCACCGCGAGCCTGGTCGTGGGCGTCGGGGCGGTGGCGGCGCTGGTCGTGAACATCGGCCAGACGGCGCTGTTCACGGCGTTGTCGAGCCTGTGCATCGCGATGCTGTATCTGGCATACCTCGGGGTGACCGGCCCGCTGTTGTGGCGGCGGGTGACGGGATGGACCGCCCGGTTCGACGGCGAGCACGACGAGGACGGACGCCCCGCCTTCAGCCTGGGCCGGTTCGGCATCGCCGTCGGGGCGATCGCCGTGCTCTATCAGGCCGCGATGGTGGTCAACCTGCTGTGGCCGCGCACCGCCGTCTACGACACGACCGGGCACACCTGGTGGCTGCGCTGGTCGGGGGTGCTGTTCATCGCCGGAGCGACGGCCGTCGGCGGCCTCTACTACGCGGCGACGCACCGGCGGCACCGGGCTCCCAGCGTGATCGCGGTCGGGGCGGTCTCGGCGGCCGGGGCAGGCGGAGCGGCCGGAGCGGTGGCCGAGGCGGCGTCATGA
- a CDS encoding nitroreductase family deazaflavin-dependent oxidoreductase, translated as MPLTGEYDPSTFDFSRDQVELYESSGGTEGTENQGKPVIVLTSVGAKSGKLRKTPLMRVEHDGEYAVVASLGGAPKHPVWYYNVTANPHVELQDGPAKKDYQAREVHDEEYEAWFDRAVAVWPDYAEYQKKTSRKMPIFVLTPFEA; from the coding sequence ATGCCTCTCACCGGCGAGTACGACCCCAGCACCTTCGACTTCAGCCGCGACCAGGTCGAGCTCTACGAAAGCTCCGGAGGCACCGAGGGCACGGAGAACCAGGGCAAGCCGGTCATCGTGCTGACCTCGGTGGGCGCCAAGTCCGGCAAGCTGCGCAAGACCCCGCTGATGCGCGTCGAGCACGACGGCGAGTACGCCGTGGTCGCCTCGCTCGGCGGCGCGCCCAAGCACCCGGTCTGGTACTACAACGTGACCGCGAACCCGCACGTGGAGCTCCAGGACGGCCCGGCGAAGAAGGACTACCAGGCCCGGGAAGTCCACGACGAGGAGTACGAGGCCTGGTTCGACCGCGCCGTCGCCGTCTGGCCGGACTACGCCGAGTACCAGAAGAAGACCAGCAGGAAGATGCCGATCTTCGTCCTCACCCCGTTCGAGGCGTAG
- a CDS encoding TetR/AcrR family transcriptional regulator — protein MDRPAQPLGSPALSLGSPSVGSPPTERADAVRNRKHLLATAREMLAEQCGADGLTMDGLAERAGLGKGTVFRRFGTRAGIFQALLEGDERDFQEQVLAGPPPLGPGAPAPDRLIAYGRARIAFMIRNREIARASLDGRQPIPAGAETPMSRTHIRMLLGQMRLDGADLDMLAIQLTAALDAPPLLYLSTSDLTEPTGIEDRIGQAWQDLVRRICSA, from the coding sequence ATGGACCGCCCCGCTCAGCCTCTGGGTTCACCTGCTCTGTCCCTGGGTTCACCGTCGGTCGGCTCTCCCCCGACCGAACGCGCCGACGCCGTCCGCAACCGCAAGCACCTGCTGGCCACGGCCCGCGAGATGCTGGCCGAACAGTGCGGCGCGGACGGCCTGACGATGGACGGCCTGGCCGAGCGGGCCGGACTCGGCAAGGGGACGGTGTTCCGCCGGTTCGGCACCCGCGCGGGGATCTTCCAGGCGCTGCTCGAGGGCGACGAGCGTGACTTCCAGGAGCAGGTGCTGGCCGGCCCCCCGCCGCTGGGCCCCGGCGCCCCCGCGCCGGACCGCCTGATCGCCTACGGCCGGGCCAGAATCGCCTTCATGATCAGAAACCGTGAGATCGCCCGGGCCTCGCTCGACGGCCGGCAGCCGATCCCGGCCGGCGCGGAGACACCGATGTCCCGGACGCACATCCGCATGCTGTTGGGACAGATGCGGCTCGACGGCGCCGACCTGGACATGCTGGCCATCCAGCTCACCGCCGCCCTGGACGCCCCTCCGCTGCTGTACCTCTCGACCTCCGACCTCACCGAGCCCACCGGCATCGAGGACCGGATCGGCCAGGCCTGGCAGGACCTCGTCCGGCGCATATGCAGCGCGTAG
- a CDS encoding NADPH-dependent FMN reductase: protein MSDLKIAVILGSTRPGRNGKAVADWVMEKAAARTGAKYELVDLADYPLPHLDEALPPAMGQYAGEHTKAWAATIAAFDGFIFVSPEYNHSTSGVLKNAIDYLHAEWNNKAAGFVSYGSLGGARAIEHLRAISSELQMATVRQQLSFSMFTDFENFSVFHPGPQHDASATVLFDQLEAWAGALKTLRV from the coding sequence ATGAGCGACTTGAAGATCGCCGTCATCCTCGGCAGCACCCGGCCCGGCCGCAACGGCAAGGCCGTCGCCGACTGGGTCATGGAGAAGGCCGCGGCGCGCACCGGCGCGAAGTACGAGCTGGTGGACCTGGCCGACTACCCGCTGCCGCACCTGGACGAGGCCCTGCCGCCGGCCATGGGCCAGTACGCGGGGGAGCACACCAAGGCCTGGGCCGCGACCATCGCCGCGTTCGACGGGTTCATATTCGTCAGCCCCGAGTACAACCACTCCACGTCCGGCGTGCTGAAGAACGCGATCGACTACCTGCACGCCGAGTGGAACAACAAGGCGGCCGGCTTCGTCTCCTACGGCAGCCTCGGCGGCGCCCGGGCGATCGAGCACCTGCGGGCGATCTCCAGCGAGCTCCAGATGGCCACGGTGCGCCAGCAGCTGTCGTTCTCGATGTTCACCGACTTCGAGAACTTCTCCGTCTTCCACCCGGGCCCGCAGCACGACGCCTCCGCCACGGTCCTGTTCGACCAGCTCGAGGCGTGGGCCGGGGCGCTGAAGACCCTGCGGGTCTGA
- a CDS encoding MFS transporter, which produces MTVISNGTSAPSGSAAAMEKTAGPDHARRRRHHSFGFWAAAAAFLVNMGFSAVPTPLYVLYQRRDHFSTITLTVVFGAYAIGVVASLFFGGHLSDRLGRKRVLVPALLVNVLSGLIFVLAPSLAGLLVARVVSGVSIGLTTATATAYLSELHRGTLADASHSAQRARSAQTARSAQTAQIVATAANLGGIGVGPLVAGLLAQYAPQPLRLSYYVFGATLLVLSLFIALSPETTDRPDPMPRYRPQRIAVPPHARPMFLAATAAGAATFAVYGVFTSLAPSFLAGTLHQTSHAVAGAVAFTAFAAGALAQIAMSRAALPTALRTGPLLLIPGLALMIAGMWLPDLTTFVIGGALAGAGAGISFRAAITAAASTAAPESRAEVLAGFFLGAYVGLTVPVVGLGIATQHVSARSAMVVFAALVIAAVVACTRVVVRAAADK; this is translated from the coding sequence ATGACAGTGATTTCGAATGGGACCTCCGCGCCGTCGGGTTCGGCGGCGGCGATGGAAAAGACAGCGGGCCCCGACCACGCGCGCCGGCGCCGCCACCACTCGTTCGGGTTCTGGGCCGCCGCGGCCGCCTTCCTGGTGAACATGGGATTCTCCGCGGTGCCCACCCCGCTCTACGTCCTCTACCAGCGCCGCGACCACTTCTCGACGATCACGCTCACCGTCGTCTTCGGCGCCTACGCGATCGGGGTCGTCGCCAGCCTGTTCTTCGGCGGCCACCTGTCGGACCGCCTGGGCCGCAAGCGGGTCCTGGTCCCGGCGCTGCTGGTCAACGTCCTCAGCGGCCTGATCTTCGTCCTCGCGCCGAGCCTGGCCGGCCTGCTCGTGGCCCGTGTCGTCTCCGGCGTCTCGATCGGCCTGACCACCGCGACGGCCACCGCCTACCTGTCCGAGCTGCACCGCGGGACGCTCGCGGACGCCTCGCACTCCGCGCAGCGCGCACGCTCCGCCCAAACGGCACGCTCCGCGCAAACAGCACAGATCGTGGCCACCGCCGCCAACCTCGGCGGCATCGGCGTCGGCCCGCTGGTCGCCGGGCTCCTCGCGCAGTACGCGCCGCAGCCGCTCCGCCTGTCGTACTACGTCTTCGGCGCGACCCTCCTGGTGCTCTCCCTGTTCATAGCCCTCTCCCCCGAGACCACCGACCGCCCCGACCCGATGCCCCGCTACCGCCCGCAGCGCATCGCGGTGCCGCCGCACGCCCGCCCCATGTTCCTCGCCGCCACGGCGGCCGGCGCGGCCACGTTCGCCGTCTACGGCGTCTTCACCTCGCTGGCCCCGTCGTTCCTGGCCGGCACCCTGCACCAGACCTCGCACGCGGTGGCCGGCGCCGTGGCCTTCACCGCCTTCGCCGCCGGCGCGCTGGCCCAGATCGCGATGAGCCGTGCCGCACTTCCCACCGCGCTGCGCACCGGCCCGCTGCTGCTGATCCCCGGCCTGGCCCTGATGATCGCCGGCATGTGGCTGCCGGACCTCACCACCTTCGTGATCGGCGGCGCCCTGGCCGGTGCCGGCGCCGGCATCTCCTTCCGCGCCGCGATCACCGCCGCCGCCTCCACCGCCGCCCCGGAATCCCGGGCCGAGGTCCTGGCAGGGTTCTTCCTCGGTGCCTACGTCGGCCTGACCGTGCCGGTGGTCGGCCTGGGCATCGCGACCCAGCACGTCTCCGCCCGCAGCGCCATGGTGGTGTTCGCCGCGCTGGTCATCGCCGCCGTGGTGGCCTGCACGCGGGTGGTGGTGCGGGCGGCCGCGGACAAGTAG
- a CDS encoding LysR family transcriptional regulator, giving the protein MTIIDERHNVELRHLEHFVAVAEERSFTRAGARLHLVQSTLSVSIRSLERELGGRLFDRTTHQVELTDTGRALLAEARNVLSAVDVARDAVAAAQGGLRGTVRVGIMHSLHLIDMAAMLTRYHRERPAVRIIPITAQRGSAELAARVADGDLDMAFAALPGEYPPGVTAHRLASEPMLLACPADDPLAARDVIPLADLDGARFVDFPVGWGIRNGVDRLFLGAGLHRVVAVEVTDIPTAVDLVRAGFGYGFLSPSLTVGSRPVALRPVAPTQEFEVSLLTPAERHSSAAARALIDVVLAS; this is encoded by the coding sequence ATGACGATCATCGATGAGAGACATAACGTGGAGCTCAGACACCTGGAGCACTTCGTCGCCGTCGCCGAGGAGCGCAGCTTCACCCGCGCCGGCGCCCGGCTGCACCTGGTCCAGTCGACACTGTCGGTCTCGATCCGGTCCCTGGAGCGGGAGCTCGGCGGCCGGCTGTTCGACCGCACCACGCACCAGGTGGAGCTCACCGACACCGGCCGCGCCCTGCTGGCCGAGGCCCGGAACGTCCTGTCCGCCGTCGACGTGGCGCGGGACGCGGTCGCCGCCGCGCAGGGCGGCCTGCGCGGCACGGTCCGGGTCGGCATCATGCACTCGCTGCACCTGATCGACATGGCCGCGATGCTGACCCGCTACCACCGGGAGCGTCCAGCGGTGCGGATCATCCCCATCACCGCGCAGAGAGGATCGGCCGAACTAGCCGCCCGCGTCGCCGACGGGGACCTCGACATGGCCTTCGCTGCGCTTCCCGGCGAGTACCCGCCCGGCGTCACCGCGCACCGGCTGGCCTCCGAACCGATGCTCCTGGCCTGCCCCGCCGACGACCCACTCGCCGCCCGGGACGTCATCCCGCTCGCCGACCTCGACGGCGCCCGCTTCGTCGACTTCCCAGTCGGCTGGGGCATCCGGAACGGCGTGGACCGCCTGTTCCTGGGCGCGGGCCTGCACCGCGTGGTCGCCGTCGAGGTGACCGACATCCCAACCGCCGTCGACCTGGTCCGCGCCGGCTTCGGCTACGGATTCCTCAGCCCGTCGCTGACCGTCGGATCACGTCCGGTGGCGCTGCGCCCGGTGGCGCCGACGCAGGAATTCGAGGTCTCACTCCTCACTCCTGCCGAACGCCACTCCTCGGCTGCCGCGCGGGCGCTGATCGACGTGGTGCTCGCGAGCTGA
- a CDS encoding SDR family NAD(P)-dependent oxidoreductase, translating into MSPMDGKTALVTGASAGIGQAIAQRFADDGARVYITGRRADELEAAAKEMGPNVVPVQSDVSRAADLDRVMDVIRGDGRRLDVVVANAGLGDGASLTDVTEEQFDHVFGVNTKGSLLTVQKALPLLAETASVILLGSTTIHQGVDRMGVYAASKAAVRSLGRTWAAELAPRGVRVNVITPGPIATPAIEGLATRFGQSTEDLHSALAGQVPLRRMGRPEEVAALAAFLAGPESSFITGAEHFVDGGQVQV; encoded by the coding sequence ATGAGCCCCATGGACGGAAAGACAGCCCTGGTCACCGGAGCCTCCGCCGGCATCGGACAGGCCATCGCCCAGCGCTTCGCCGACGACGGCGCCCGCGTCTACATCACCGGCCGACGCGCGGACGAACTCGAAGCCGCGGCGAAGGAGATGGGCCCCAACGTGGTCCCCGTCCAGTCGGACGTCTCCCGCGCCGCCGACCTCGACCGCGTCATGGACGTCATCCGCGGCGACGGCCGGCGGCTCGACGTCGTGGTCGCCAACGCCGGCCTGGGCGACGGCGCGAGCCTGACCGACGTCACCGAGGAGCAGTTCGACCACGTCTTCGGCGTGAACACCAAGGGCAGCCTGCTGACCGTGCAGAAAGCCCTGCCCCTGCTCGCAGAGACCGCATCGGTCATCCTCCTCGGCTCCACCACCATCCACCAGGGCGTCGACCGCATGGGCGTCTACGCCGCATCGAAGGCCGCCGTCCGCAGCCTCGGCCGCACCTGGGCCGCCGAACTGGCCCCGCGCGGCGTGCGCGTCAACGTCATCACCCCCGGCCCCATCGCCACCCCCGCGATCGAGGGCCTGGCCACCCGATTCGGCCAGAGCACAGAGGACCTCCACAGCGCGCTCGCCGGTCAGGTCCCGCTGCGCCGCATGGGCCGCCCCGAGGAGGTCGCAGCACTGGCCGCCTTCCTCGCCGGGCCGGAGAGCTCGTTCATCACCGGCGCCGAGCACTTCGTCGACGGCGGACAGGTGCAGGTCTGA
- a CDS encoding TetR/AcrR family transcriptional regulator: MARPRSFDEDEVLRVARDQFWATGYAAARVDDIAAATGLGKGSLYGAFGDKHQLFLRTFDEHSAALVEGVRRQLEGPDAGAYERLRAHVAAVADATASDVCRRGCLLAKGTAELSGQDPEVVATARRTFAAIEELIASCVAGAQRAGEIDPDADPGRLAGLLLAVLRGIEALGKGGSSPESLRAIAETAMAVLPRP; this comes from the coding sequence ATGGCGCGTCCCCGGAGCTTTGACGAAGACGAGGTTTTGCGCGTCGCCAGGGACCAGTTCTGGGCGACGGGCTACGCGGCGGCGCGGGTCGACGACATCGCGGCCGCCACCGGCCTGGGGAAGGGCAGCCTCTACGGCGCTTTCGGCGACAAGCACCAGCTGTTCCTGCGTACGTTCGACGAGCACAGCGCCGCGCTGGTCGAAGGCGTGCGCCGGCAGCTGGAAGGCCCGGATGCCGGCGCCTACGAGCGCTTGCGCGCACATGTCGCGGCGGTCGCGGACGCCACCGCCTCAGACGTGTGCCGGCGCGGCTGCCTGCTCGCCAAGGGCACCGCCGAGCTCTCGGGCCAGGACCCGGAAGTCGTGGCCACGGCCCGCCGCACCTTCGCGGCCATCGAGGAGCTGATCGCCTCCTGCGTCGCCGGGGCGCAGCGGGCCGGCGAGATCGACCCGGACGCCGACCCGGGCCGTCTCGCCGGACTGCTGCTGGCCGTGTTGCGCGGGATCGAGGCCCTGGGCAAGGGCGGTAGCAGCCCCGAATCGCTGCGTGCCATCGCCGAAACGGCGATGGCCGTCCTGCCTCGGCCGTAG
- a CDS encoding DUF4387 domain-containing protein, translating into MRLLDLCSLIRSKNAGPFVLTFDFMGRDTASYEALRGSGVLTPELFAALYGGDPADILVVHHDRAEAVKVSMPRPVRQGDLRDSDCYGGQLYAPLVDLEVPMPIAPITTSERA; encoded by the coding sequence ATGCGCCTGCTCGACCTGTGCTCCCTGATCCGCTCCAAGAACGCCGGGCCGTTCGTCCTGACCTTCGACTTCATGGGCCGCGACACCGCGAGCTACGAGGCGCTGCGAGGCTCCGGCGTGCTGACGCCCGAGCTGTTCGCCGCACTGTACGGAGGCGACCCCGCCGACATCCTGGTGGTGCACCACGACCGCGCCGAGGCGGTGAAGGTCTCCATGCCGCGACCGGTGCGCCAGGGCGACCTGCGCGACTCCGACTGCTACGGCGGGCAGTTGTATGCGCCGTTGGTCGATCTGGAGGTTCCGATGCCGATCGCGCCGATCACGACTTCCGAGCGGGCCTGA
- a CDS encoding acyclic terpene utilization AtuA family protein gives MEIRILAPTGALGAGFPAASLERGVALRPHVIACDAGSTDSGPYYLGAGQPKLSREAVGRDLRLLLKARDTLGVPLIIGSCGTSGRDAGVDLVADIAREIARQEGLGFKLALIYADQDPGYLTMRYDQGRVRPLQPAPPIDVSTLTDSHVVGMMGVEPIQRALRDGAEVVLAGRASDTALFAALPHAMGADPGLNWHAAKTVECGAACAVPPRPDGLFVHLRDDHFDVQTLDTSVRLTPHSVAAHTLYENANPYLITEPSGVLDTTNATYTAVDEWTVRVAGAEYVPSDTYTIKLEGSRLAGYQTIAIGGIRDRVVIEQLPTLLPMAKEYFRAKIRDVFGGRVDPDDVDIDYRLYGQDAVLGTNDPDRDRPVHELGVLITITAPTQAIAHAIATFVAHASSHLPIPEYEGLASTIAFPFSPPEIDRGPLYEFTLNHVVEPTDPHEMFRTVHEEVKP, from the coding sequence ATGGAGATCAGAATCCTGGCCCCCACCGGGGCCCTCGGCGCGGGCTTCCCCGCCGCGTCGCTGGAACGCGGAGTCGCGCTGCGGCCGCACGTCATCGCGTGCGATGCCGGCTCCACCGACAGCGGGCCGTACTACCTGGGCGCCGGGCAGCCGAAGCTGTCGCGGGAGGCCGTCGGCCGCGACCTGCGGCTGCTGCTCAAAGCCCGTGACACGCTCGGGGTGCCGCTGATCATCGGGTCCTGCGGCACCAGCGGCCGCGATGCGGGTGTCGATCTGGTGGCCGACATCGCCCGCGAGATCGCCCGGCAGGAAGGGCTGGGGTTCAAGCTCGCCCTGATATACGCCGACCAGGACCCCGGCTACCTCACCATGCGCTACGACCAGGGCCGCGTCCGTCCGCTCCAGCCCGCGCCGCCGATCGACGTCAGCACCCTGACCGACAGCCATGTGGTTGGCATGATGGGCGTCGAGCCGATCCAGCGGGCACTGCGCGACGGCGCGGAAGTAGTGCTGGCCGGGCGCGCCAGCGACACCGCCCTGTTCGCGGCGCTCCCGCACGCGATGGGCGCCGACCCCGGCCTGAACTGGCACGCGGCCAAGACCGTCGAGTGCGGCGCGGCCTGCGCGGTGCCCCCGAGACCCGACGGGCTGTTCGTCCACCTGCGCGACGATCACTTCGACGTCCAGACGCTCGACACGTCCGTCCGGCTCACGCCGCATTCGGTGGCCGCGCACACCCTGTACGAGAACGCCAACCCGTATCTGATCACGGAGCCGTCGGGCGTCCTGGACACCACGAACGCCACCTACACCGCGGTCGACGAGTGGACGGTGCGCGTCGCCGGCGCCGAATACGTGCCCAGCGACACCTACACGATCAAGCTGGAGGGCTCGCGCCTGGCCGGCTACCAGACCATCGCGATCGGCGGCATCCGCGACCGCGTGGTCATCGAGCAGCTGCCGACGCTGCTGCCGATGGCGAAGGAGTACTTCCGGGCCAAGATCCGGGACGTGTTCGGCGGCCGCGTCGATCCCGACGACGTCGACATCGACTACCGCCTCTACGGCCAGGACGCGGTGCTCGGCACCAACGACCCCGACCGCGACCGGCCCGTGCACGAACTCGGCGTACTGATCACGATCACGGCGCCGACCCAGGCGATCGCGCACGCGATCGCCACCTTCGTCGCGCACGCCAGCTCCCACCTGCCGATCCCGGAGTACGAAGGCCTGGCCAGCACCATCGCGTTCCCGTTCTCACCGCCGGAGATCGACCGCGGCCCACTGTACGAGTTCACGCTGAACCACGTCGTCGAGCCCACCGACCCGCACGAGATGTTCCGCACCGTCCACGAAGAGGTGAAGCCCTGA
- a CDS encoding GntR family transcriptional regulator, whose amino-acid sequence MTLPELSSQSLADQAYKALRAAIVHGDLPWGDKITERGLAASLGVSPTPVREALRRLEQEQLVERTGPRSLRVATVSPQARSESGTIEAALEGVAARFAAEKATKAQLERMQQLLDAADDAAVILREDRDAGRELTPDQVERIFNAVRDFHAEIELAADNIQLTRTLTQVRAFSRSERLKIAAAQLNAGATSQIQRYGQHHQLLAALRDRNSDLAEQLARVHALSSAGDLAGWDA is encoded by the coding sequence ATGACGCTCCCGGAACTCAGCTCGCAGTCGCTCGCCGACCAGGCCTACAAGGCGCTGCGGGCGGCGATCGTCCACGGCGACCTGCCCTGGGGCGACAAGATCACCGAGCGCGGTCTGGCCGCCAGCCTGGGAGTGAGCCCGACGCCGGTCCGGGAGGCGCTGCGCCGGTTGGAGCAGGAACAACTCGTCGAACGGACCGGGCCCCGGTCCCTGCGGGTGGCGACCGTCTCCCCGCAGGCGCGATCCGAGAGCGGAACCATCGAGGCGGCTCTGGAAGGAGTGGCCGCGCGCTTCGCCGCCGAGAAGGCCACGAAAGCGCAGCTCGAACGGATGCAGCAGCTCCTCGACGCCGCCGACGACGCCGCCGTCATCCTGCGCGAGGACCGCGACGCCGGCCGGGAACTGACGCCCGACCAGGTGGAGCGGATCTTCAACGCGGTCCGCGACTTCCACGCCGAGATCGAGCTCGCGGCCGACAACATCCAGCTGACGCGCACCCTGACCCAGGTCCGCGCGTTCAGCCGCTCCGAACGGCTGAAGATCGCCGCCGCCCAGCTCAACGCCGGCGCGACCAGCCAGATCCAGCGCTACGGCCAGCACCACCAGCTCCTCGCGGCGCTGCGCGACCGGAACAGCGACCTGGCCGAACAGCTCGCGCGGGTCCATGCCCTGTCCTCGGCGGGCGACCTCGCGGGCTGGGACGCCTAG